Proteins encoded in a region of the Agromyces protaetiae genome:
- a CDS encoding amino acid ABC transporter permease, with the protein MQLYFGDLIPFADELLHGLGISILITAAAVVIGSTLGIIVYLGRASRLRALRVLAGAYIEVIRNTPLLLQLYLIYFALPSVGVNFDPITAGIIALSVNHSAYVAEIYRAGFESVPRGLTEAASALGMGGYTTFVHVRLVPALRAVLPSLTNQVILLFLASSIASIVAVPELMHAMMGITTTTFRTIETFVVGGLMYFAVALLLALVSRVIETRVIRWKVA; encoded by the coding sequence ATGCAGCTCTATTTCGGGGACCTCATCCCCTTCGCTGATGAGCTTCTCCACGGGCTCGGGATCAGCATCCTCATCACGGCCGCCGCGGTGGTCATCGGAAGCACGCTCGGCATCATCGTCTACCTGGGTCGGGCTTCCCGGCTCCGGGCACTCCGCGTCCTCGCGGGCGCGTACATCGAGGTGATCCGGAACACGCCGCTTCTGCTCCAGCTCTATCTCATCTACTTCGCCCTGCCGTCGGTCGGCGTCAATTTCGACCCCATCACCGCGGGCATCATCGCCCTCAGCGTGAACCACTCGGCGTACGTCGCAGAGATCTACCGCGCCGGATTCGAGTCGGTCCCGCGCGGGCTCACCGAGGCGGCGTCCGCACTGGGCATGGGTGGATACACCACATTCGTGCACGTGCGGCTCGTGCCGGCACTGCGGGCGGTCCTGCCGTCGCTGACGAACCAGGTGATCCTGCTCTTCCTCGCCTCCTCGATCGCCTCGATCGTCGCCGTGCCGGAACTGATGCACGCCATGATGGGCATCACGACCACCACCTTCCGCACGATCGAGACCTTCGTCGTGGGCGGGCTCATGTACTTCGCCGTGGCGCTGCTCCTCGCGCTCGTCTCGCGCGTCATCGAAACGCGCGTCATCCGATGGAAGGTCGCCTGA
- a CDS encoding peptide MFS transporter, protein MALSTTTRPSLKLLPRGAGGIAFTEFWERFSFYGLQAVLFYYLIFSLADGGLELDAAVAASLVGGYAGLVYFAQIGGGWLGDRVLAPQWAVLAGGIGIFAGHIVLAAVPELTGLTIGLGLIVLGTGALKTNITSLFGFTLDEHGTASRDSSFSYFYVAINLGAVVGPLLTGWLQSDGGFHWAFGAAAVGMGAALAIYVANLRKLPERARVIANQLSRSQGFVALAGGTTLVVLIAAAIWAQWITFENLSLVTSGLAAAAAVAYFVAIFGSRLHSRVEKRRVAGFLPLFIAACVYYAIAYQAYTAVSTLIATELDLQIFGWAFPIGWVLAFAAFLPILAGPVIAEIWKRQGDRQATAPVKFATALAIVGLVYLLLTGTAQVIGSWQIPLLLFMLLIGVAFISDVFLGPVALSLATEVGPSRAPGQLVALNFLSLAIGSAFSGVLGGLYLELGASLYFAAIGGVACACAAALLAGRRPIVHLLRTAR, encoded by the coding sequence GTGGCTCTCTCAACAACGACGCGTCCGTCCCTGAAGCTGCTTCCGCGGGGTGCTGGTGGCATCGCCTTCACCGAGTTCTGGGAACGCTTCTCCTTCTACGGCCTCCAGGCAGTCCTCTTCTATTACCTGATCTTCTCGCTGGCCGATGGCGGCCTGGAGTTGGACGCCGCGGTCGCGGCAAGCCTGGTCGGCGGCTATGCGGGATTGGTGTACTTCGCACAGATCGGCGGCGGATGGCTGGGTGACCGCGTGCTCGCTCCGCAGTGGGCGGTGCTCGCGGGAGGCATCGGCATCTTCGCCGGGCATATCGTGCTCGCCGCCGTACCCGAGCTGACGGGGCTGACCATCGGTCTCGGCTTGATCGTGCTCGGTACCGGGGCGTTGAAGACGAACATCACGTCGCTCTTCGGTTTCACGCTCGATGAGCACGGCACGGCGTCGCGGGATTCGAGCTTCTCCTACTTCTATGTAGCGATCAATCTCGGCGCGGTCGTCGGGCCGTTGCTGACGGGATGGCTGCAGAGCGACGGAGGTTTCCACTGGGCGTTCGGGGCAGCGGCCGTTGGGATGGGTGCGGCGCTCGCCATCTACGTCGCGAACCTGAGGAAGCTGCCCGAGCGAGCGCGCGTCATCGCGAATCAGCTCTCCAGGAGCCAGGGGTTCGTCGCGCTCGCCGGCGGAACCACGCTGGTGGTCCTGATCGCCGCTGCCATCTGGGCACAGTGGATCACGTTCGAGAACCTCTCGCTCGTGACGTCGGGGCTCGCGGCTGCGGCTGCCGTCGCGTACTTCGTCGCGATCTTCGGTTCACGGTTGCATTCCCGCGTCGAGAAGCGCCGGGTGGCCGGCTTCCTTCCGCTGTTCATCGCGGCGTGCGTCTACTACGCGATCGCCTATCAGGCCTACACCGCGGTCTCCACGCTCATCGCCACCGAGCTCGATCTGCAGATCTTCGGCTGGGCGTTCCCCATCGGCTGGGTGCTCGCCTTCGCCGCATTCCTTCCGATCCTCGCCGGACCCGTCATCGCGGAGATCTGGAAGCGTCAGGGCGATCGGCAGGCGACGGCTCCCGTGAAGTTCGCCACCGCGCTCGCCATCGTCGGCCTCGTCTACCTGCTCCTCACGGGGACGGCACAGGTGATCGGATCCTGGCAGATCCCGCTTCTGCTGTTCATGCTGCTCATCGGCGTCGCCTTCATCTCGGATGTCTTCCTCGGCCCTGTCGCACTGTCGCTGGCCACGGAGGTCGGACCCTCGCGGGCGCCGGGTCAGCTCGTGGCGCTGAACTTCCTGTCGCTCGCGATCGGCAGTGCCTTCTCCGGCGTGCTCGGTGGCCTCTACCTCGAGCTGGGGGCCTCCCTGTACTTCGCCGCCATCGGTGGCGTCGCGTGCGCGTGCGCCGCGGCGCTGCTCGCCGGGCGACGGCCGATCGTGCATCTGCTCCGAACCGCACGGTGA
- a CDS encoding SDR family NAD(P)-dependent oxidoreductase, whose product MTKSILVTGAASGIGRATALGAAQRGWAIALLDRDGAGAASAADEARQAGAPQALAVEVDVTNEVDLERAFTEVTARLGPPEGIVASAGIETSAHLMDASLADWRRVVEVNLTGTFLTVREAARQLKSADRPGSIVCVSSPSAFVGFAGGSNTAYGASKGGISAFTRAAALDLAPLGVRVNAVVPGATDTPMLYFGLDGAALEAERRRLRDASKTQIPLGRMADPSEVAAAVTWLLSDESSYVTGSHLVCDGGLMAKSANDF is encoded by the coding sequence GTGACGAAGTCGATCCTCGTCACCGGTGCGGCGAGCGGGATCGGTCGCGCCACCGCACTCGGGGCAGCTCAGCGCGGGTGGGCGATCGCCCTCCTCGATCGCGACGGAGCCGGCGCCGCATCCGCAGCCGATGAGGCACGCCAGGCGGGAGCCCCCCAGGCCTTGGCCGTCGAGGTGGACGTGACCAACGAGGTCGACCTGGAGCGAGCATTCACCGAAGTGACCGCCCGACTCGGCCCGCCCGAGGGAATCGTGGCGAGCGCCGGCATCGAGACGAGCGCGCATCTGATGGATGCCTCGTTGGCCGACTGGCGCCGAGTCGTCGAGGTGAACCTCACCGGGACCTTCCTCACGGTGCGCGAAGCCGCCCGCCAGCTGAAGTCCGCCGACCGTCCAGGTTCGATCGTCTGCGTCTCCTCTCCGTCGGCTTTCGTGGGGTTCGCGGGCGGCTCGAACACGGCGTACGGGGCCTCGAAGGGTGGGATCTCGGCCTTCACCCGGGCCGCTGCGCTCGATCTTGCGCCGCTCGGCGTGCGGGTCAACGCGGTCGTTCCGGGCGCGACGGACACACCGATGCTGTACTTCGGGCTCGACGGCGCCGCCCTCGAGGCGGAACGGCGTCGGCTTCGAGACGCATCGAAGACGCAGATACCGCTCGGCCGCATGGCCGACCCGAGCGAGGTCGCCGCCGCGGTGACCTGGCTGTTGAGCGACGAGTCGTCGTACGTGACCGGGAGCCATCTCGTGTGCGACGGCGGCCTGATGGCGAAGAGCGCGAACGATTTCTGA
- a CDS encoding amino acid ABC transporter permease produces MFTSFDGQDLLLILQGTIITLQICALSVLLGGVLGLVFGVLATAPVAPLRWISGIWVGAIRGVPVLLIIFFVYFGLPLAVPGSNVPEYWAAVAALSVFASAYISEIVRGSIRAIPRGQFEAADALGLSYLQTLRWVVMPQATRIIIPPGIGFLVILIKDSSLVAVIGLIELMRAGNIVASQTGQPILAYLVVGAVYFVICYPLSLLGRRYERRLTIRAAAPKIGDALSFSKGATR; encoded by the coding sequence ATGTTCACCTCGTTCGACGGACAGGATCTGCTGCTCATCCTCCAGGGCACGATCATCACCCTGCAGATCTGCGCACTCTCCGTCCTCCTCGGCGGTGTGCTCGGGCTGGTCTTCGGCGTCCTCGCCACGGCGCCCGTCGCGCCGCTGCGCTGGATCAGCGGCATCTGGGTCGGAGCGATCCGCGGCGTCCCGGTCCTGCTGATCATCTTCTTCGTCTATTTCGGTCTGCCGCTCGCCGTGCCCGGGAGCAACGTGCCCGAGTACTGGGCGGCCGTCGCCGCACTGTCCGTCTTCGCCTCGGCCTACATCAGCGAAATCGTTCGCGGAAGCATCCGGGCGATCCCGCGCGGCCAATTCGAAGCCGCCGACGCCCTCGGACTGTCGTACCTGCAGACGCTGCGATGGGTGGTGATGCCGCAGGCCACCCGCATCATCATCCCGCCCGGGATCGGCTTCCTCGTCATCCTGATCAAGGACAGCTCGCTCGTCGCCGTCATCGGGCTCATCGAGCTCATGCGCGCCGGCAACATCGTCGCCTCGCAGACCGGGCAGCCGATCCTGGCGTATCTCGTGGTCGGCGCGGTGTACTTCGTCATCTGCTATCCGCTTTCCCTCCTCGGTCGCCGCTACGAGCGCCGCCTCACCATCCGCGCCGCCGCTCCGAAGATCGGCGACGCCCTTTCGTTCTCCAAAGGAGCCACCCGATGA
- a CDS encoding GntR family transcriptional regulator, with amino-acid sequence MPIADKMRSATLAPMTGLPALSRASLASRRETVADVLRDAITSGRLQPGQKLTEAGIAEQLGTSRAPVREALRQLEQEGLVISYPYRGTEVLGVSQEEIEHVLVPVRVALEKYAFRKAMPRLEEADYERLESVIASMDAAAAAGDTGSLADEDIRFHETVVELSEQQHCLQIWKSIQPRVRAYFQRDAGYYAEPSKVAVQHRELIDALRSGDPDRLDEAVVAHVGTHFNAMKPSDS; translated from the coding sequence TTGCCGATTGCCGACAAAATGCGAAGTGCTACGCTCGCTCCCATGACCGGCTTGCCCGCGCTCTCCCGCGCCTCCCTCGCATCCCGACGCGAGACTGTGGCGGACGTGCTCCGCGATGCCATCACCTCCGGCCGCCTCCAACCCGGACAGAAGCTCACCGAGGCCGGTATCGCTGAGCAGCTGGGGACGAGCCGGGCCCCCGTTCGAGAGGCGCTGCGCCAGCTCGAACAAGAGGGTCTGGTCATCTCGTATCCCTATCGCGGCACCGAGGTGCTCGGCGTCTCGCAGGAGGAGATCGAGCACGTCCTCGTGCCGGTGCGGGTCGCCCTCGAGAAATACGCCTTCCGGAAAGCGATGCCGCGCCTCGAAGAGGCGGACTACGAGCGTCTGGAGTCGGTGATCGCCAGTATGGATGCCGCCGCGGCTGCCGGCGATACCGGCTCACTCGCGGACGAAGACATCCGCTTCCACGAGACCGTCGTCGAGCTCTCCGAGCAGCAGCACTGCCTGCAGATCTGGAAATCCATCCAGCCCCGCGTTCGGGCGTATTTTCAGCGTGACGCCGGGTACTACGCCGAACCGAGCAAGGTTGCCGTGCAGCACCGCGAGCTGATCGACGCCCTTCGCAGCGGTGACCCCGACCGCCTCGACGAAGCCGTGGTCGCGCACGTCGGCACGCACTTCAACGCCATGAAGCCGTCTGACTCGTGA
- a CDS encoding N-acyl-D-amino-acid deacylase family protein yields MLDVLIRGGQLIDGTGRSPRVADIGILGDRVALVGSAGPATAREVVDATGMLVTPGLIDPHSHSDWSILGNRDALSTIHQGVTTEVVGNCGVTHAPIAARDVAATRATLAAYGYDGPVEWRGFGDYLDRVHASGTAQNLMWFVGHTALRQIAMADADEGADFQRSLERHLAEALDAGAIGFSSGLEYGAGRFAGTDELASLARVMSRHGGMYASHIRNRDAHLRDAVDEFFRIVHAGEVKAQLSHLNVRHNTGADAHAWTDAVERLLREREQGVDVLADMTPYPDGIGLATGLLPAWLADRGAAEASELLSDPEIRDRVRRDGDRYWRFVHRGEWGRVRLAVSPATPELEGLTFPQIAQATGKDEWESYFDVLAAAGPDMGAVQFIGELFQDDHIAEAVAHDDFLLGVDGYTSRRDGPLADRTRHPLFFHGYLHFLSYHAIRRSTLPLEAAIHKMTGAVAQHFAIADRGTLVEGNYADVVVFDTDALHRVDTFTMPDEYATAARHVWVNGAAAVHDGVRTNDRSGRRLDRKGS; encoded by the coding sequence ATGCTCGACGTACTCATCCGCGGTGGGCAGCTCATCGACGGCACCGGTCGAAGCCCCCGCGTCGCAGACATCGGCATCCTCGGCGACCGCGTCGCGTTGGTGGGGTCCGCAGGCCCAGCGACGGCGCGCGAGGTCGTGGATGCCACTGGCATGCTCGTCACGCCCGGATTGATCGACCCGCACAGTCACAGCGACTGGTCGATTCTCGGCAATCGTGATGCCTTGAGCACGATCCATCAGGGCGTGACGACCGAGGTCGTCGGCAACTGCGGCGTGACCCACGCCCCGATCGCCGCTCGGGACGTGGCCGCGACGCGCGCGACCCTCGCCGCGTATGGGTACGACGGGCCGGTCGAGTGGCGCGGCTTCGGGGACTACCTCGATCGGGTGCACGCGTCCGGGACCGCGCAGAACCTCATGTGGTTCGTCGGCCACACCGCACTACGCCAGATCGCCATGGCCGACGCGGACGAGGGCGCCGACTTCCAGCGCTCATTGGAACGACACCTCGCCGAAGCGCTGGACGCGGGCGCGATCGGGTTCTCCTCGGGGCTCGAGTACGGCGCAGGCCGCTTCGCCGGCACTGACGAGCTGGCCTCGCTCGCGCGGGTCATGTCGCGGCACGGTGGGATGTACGCGAGCCACATCCGGAACCGCGACGCGCACCTGCGGGACGCCGTCGACGAGTTCTTCCGGATCGTGCACGCGGGTGAGGTGAAGGCGCAGCTCTCGCACCTCAACGTGCGGCACAACACCGGCGCCGACGCGCACGCGTGGACCGACGCCGTCGAGCGGCTCCTGCGGGAACGCGAGCAGGGCGTCGACGTGCTGGCCGATATGACGCCGTACCCCGACGGGATCGGCCTGGCGACGGGCTTGCTCCCGGCATGGCTTGCCGATCGCGGCGCCGCCGAGGCATCCGAACTCCTCTCGGACCCTGAGATCCGGGACCGCGTTCGGCGCGACGGCGATCGCTACTGGCGCTTCGTGCATCGAGGCGAGTGGGGCCGCGTGCGTCTGGCGGTCAGCCCGGCGACGCCCGAGCTGGAAGGCTTGACGTTCCCGCAGATCGCGCAGGCGACGGGCAAAGACGAGTGGGAGTCGTACTTCGACGTCCTTGCCGCAGCCGGACCTGACATGGGTGCCGTGCAGTTCATCGGCGAGCTCTTCCAGGACGACCACATCGCTGAGGCCGTCGCGCACGACGACTTCCTCCTGGGCGTGGACGGGTACACCTCGCGGCGCGACGGGCCGCTCGCGGACCGGACGCGGCATCCGCTGTTCTTCCACGGGTACCTGCACTTCCTGAGCTATCACGCCATCCGCCGAAGCACCCTCCCGCTCGAGGCCGCGATCCACAAGATGACCGGGGCCGTCGCGCAGCATTTCGCCATCGCCGATCGCGGCACCCTCGTCGAGGGCAACTACGCGGATGTCGTCGTGTTCGACACGGACGCATTGCATCGCGTAGACACCTTCACCATGCCCGACGAGTACGCGACGGCCGCTCGCCACGTCTGGGTCAACGGCGCCGCGGCCGTGCACGACGGAGTCCGAACGAACGACCGTTCCGGGCGACGTCTCGATCGAAAGGGGTCCTGA
- a CDS encoding GNAT family N-acetyltransferase has translation MTAGARLAAPADLAAAAEVLTAAFMEYPWTRYVLPEDDYPGRLLELQRLYLTHALHYGIVAVSAHVAGVIALLPPDAPQPARSVITRIVALHGDRIDRLASNPHPHLDWRLETLGVLPDARGSGIGGALIRFALEESARRGARAVRLETSDERNVRLYERHGFGVIEYVDAGGAPPIWTMRAVVPAQ, from the coding sequence ATGACTGCAGGCGCTCGCCTCGCCGCGCCCGCTGATCTCGCCGCGGCCGCAGAGGTGTTGACCGCTGCGTTCATGGAGTACCCGTGGACGCGTTACGTCCTTCCTGAGGATGACTATCCGGGGCGGCTGCTTGAGCTGCAGCGTCTCTACCTCACGCACGCCCTGCACTACGGGATCGTTGCCGTCAGTGCCCACGTGGCAGGCGTCATCGCACTCCTTCCACCGGACGCACCCCAGCCGGCACGGTCGGTCATCACCCGGATCGTCGCCCTTCACGGCGACCGGATCGATCGGCTCGCGAGCAACCCGCACCCGCACCTCGACTGGCGACTCGAGACGCTCGGCGTCCTGCCGGACGCACGAGGAAGCGGCATCGGCGGCGCGCTGATCCGGTTCGCGCTCGAGGAATCTGCGCGTCGGGGAGCGCGAGCGGTGCGTCTCGAGACGTCGGACGAACGAAACGTGCGGCTCTATGAGCGACACGGTTTCGGCGTCATCGAGTACGTCGATGCCGGGGGCGCGCCCCCGATCTGGACCATGAGAGCGGTCGTCCCAGCTCAGTGA
- a CDS encoding amino acid ABC transporter ATP-binding protein, with protein sequence MIDVTDLRLSFGDTEVLHGISCQVAEQEVVCIIGASGSGKSTLLRCMNGLETPSHGTIAINGHRLGPNEAKANLGVVRREVGMVFQQFNLFPHLTVEENVTLAPRKVLGLSREVARSRAEILLEKVGLGGKIDAYPGALSGGQSQRVAIARALAMEPKVMLFDEPTSALDPEIVGEVLAVMKDLAQDGMTMVVVTHEMGFAREVADRVVYMDHGRIIETGTPAELFGNAQAERTRAFLSKVL encoded by the coding sequence ATGATCGACGTCACAGACCTCCGCCTCAGCTTCGGCGACACCGAGGTGCTGCACGGCATCAGCTGCCAGGTCGCCGAGCAGGAGGTGGTGTGCATCATCGGCGCCTCCGGATCCGGGAAGAGCACGCTCCTCCGGTGCATGAACGGCCTCGAGACCCCGAGCCACGGCACCATCGCCATCAACGGGCACCGGCTCGGGCCGAACGAGGCCAAGGCGAACCTGGGCGTCGTCCGGCGTGAGGTCGGCATGGTCTTCCAGCAGTTCAACCTGTTCCCGCACCTCACCGTCGAGGAGAACGTGACGCTCGCTCCACGCAAGGTGCTCGGACTCTCACGCGAGGTCGCGCGGTCGCGTGCCGAGATCCTGCTCGAGAAGGTCGGCCTCGGCGGGAAGATCGATGCGTACCCGGGCGCCCTGTCGGGCGGACAGTCGCAGCGGGTCGCCATCGCGCGCGCACTGGCGATGGAGCCGAAGGTGATGCTCTTCGACGAACCGACGAGCGCCCTCGACCCCGAGATCGTGGGCGAGGTCCTCGCCGTGATGAAGGACCTGGCCCAGGACGGCATGACCATGGTCGTGGTCACCCACGAGATGGGCTTCGCACGAGAGGTCGCCGATCGGGTGGTGTACATGGACCACGGGCGGATCATCGAGACCGGAACGCCGGCGGAGCTCTTCGGGAATGCACAGGCTGAGCGCACCAGGGCCTTCCTCAGCAAGGTGCTCTGA
- a CDS encoding flavin monoamine oxidase family protein — protein MTKTVAIIGAGAAGLMAALDLRAAGYEPVVLESRRRVGGRIHTVHFADGTWANAGAEWLNSGDLIARALAERYGLDLLEVPGFEALAENGRLVSDDGALATLDAALEDLVSHVSDAAEPWNDPFLRTLDERDVAEWACSVEADSATRRRFFRHIRGNYMTQPDELSLAAYVVESSFEGVDRRFRLRDGTASLPQAMAQDLGSDRIHLGNPVLSIAHTVDGAVVSTAGRSWRVDAVVVAVPLIALDRIEVTPALSVPRIAGGRGGKLLVPYARRAWDAPVHASGGLAPMAFVYETAPHQPGAGGVLAAYSVDPLAPAAVVRDFARWFPDAVPASEPPHAVWWSLDPDSGLTYSAPQPGYLTALRDLQLPQGRIHFAGEHTQPLFGYVESALLSGRRAASAVASQLDG, from the coding sequence ATGACGAAGACGGTTGCCATCATCGGTGCGGGTGCGGCGGGCCTCATGGCCGCGTTGGACCTCCGTGCCGCCGGGTATGAGCCGGTGGTGCTCGAGTCGCGCAGGCGAGTGGGTGGGCGAATCCACACGGTGCACTTCGCGGACGGCACGTGGGCGAATGCGGGAGCGGAGTGGCTGAATTCGGGCGATCTGATCGCCCGCGCACTTGCCGAACGGTACGGGCTCGACCTGCTCGAAGTTCCCGGCTTCGAGGCCCTGGCCGAGAACGGGCGACTCGTGTCCGACGACGGCGCGCTCGCGACCTTGGATGCCGCACTCGAGGATCTCGTGTCGCACGTCTCGGATGCGGCCGAACCCTGGAACGACCCCTTCCTGCGGACGCTGGATGAACGCGATGTCGCGGAATGGGCGTGCTCCGTCGAAGCAGACTCCGCGACGCGTCGACGGTTCTTCCGCCACATTCGCGGGAACTACATGACGCAGCCCGACGAGCTGTCACTCGCGGCATACGTCGTCGAGAGCAGCTTCGAGGGAGTCGATCGACGTTTCCGGCTCCGAGACGGTACCGCGTCGCTCCCGCAGGCGATGGCACAGGATCTCGGGTCAGACCGTATCCATTTGGGGAACCCCGTCCTCTCCATCGCCCATACGGTCGACGGCGCTGTGGTGTCGACGGCGGGTCGGAGTTGGCGTGTCGATGCCGTCGTCGTGGCGGTGCCGCTCATCGCTCTGGACCGCATCGAGGTCACGCCCGCCCTCTCGGTGCCGCGGATCGCGGGAGGCCGAGGCGGGAAGCTGCTCGTGCCGTACGCACGACGGGCATGGGATGCTCCCGTCCACGCGTCCGGGGGATTGGCGCCGATGGCATTCGTCTACGAAACCGCCCCGCATCAGCCTGGCGCGGGCGGCGTCCTCGCCGCATACAGCGTCGACCCCCTCGCTCCGGCCGCCGTCGTGCGCGATTTCGCCAGATGGTTCCCCGACGCCGTCCCCGCCTCCGAGCCACCGCATGCGGTGTGGTGGAGCCTGGATCCCGACTCGGGTCTCACCTACAGCGCCCCCCAGCCCGGCTATCTCACGGCCTTGCGAGACCTCCAGCTGCCGCAGGGCCGCATCCACTTCGCCGGCGAGCACACGCAGCCGCTCTTCGGGTACGTGGAGAGCGCCCTCCTCAGTGGACGCCGCGCGGCCTCAGCTGTCGCGTCCCAGCTCGATGGCTGA
- a CDS encoding transporter substrate-binding domain-containing protein: MKLTRVLAAAAAAALSLAALTACTSGSGAGAADPASGESTLTKILSSKKITIGVFADAPPYGVMNSSGEYEGFDIDKAEALAASLGAEVEYVSTTNANRIPLLETGKVDVIIAALTNLDERAQAVAMTRPYAAEGQVVLVPNGSDIASYDDLSGRSVAATRGSVPATILENRFPEANASLFEAVADSVQALRSNKVDALMESNSVALGILEDAPGTFQLVEGPELSPSVVSFGVKMGDQLWLNYLDNFLLNYNISDAANDSYNTWLGRDVPELIK, encoded by the coding sequence ATGAAGTTGACTCGCGTCCTGGCCGCGGCGGCGGCCGCCGCCCTCAGCCTTGCGGCACTCACCGCCTGCACGTCGGGGAGCGGTGCCGGCGCCGCCGATCCGGCAAGCGGCGAGAGCACGCTCACGAAGATCCTCAGCAGCAAGAAGATCACGATCGGCGTCTTCGCCGACGCCCCGCCGTACGGCGTGATGAACAGCTCTGGCGAGTACGAGGGCTTCGACATCGACAAGGCCGAGGCGCTCGCCGCATCGCTCGGGGCCGAGGTCGAGTACGTGTCGACGACGAACGCGAACCGGATTCCGTTGCTCGAGACCGGGAAGGTCGATGTGATCATCGCGGCGCTCACGAACCTCGATGAGCGGGCCCAGGCGGTGGCGATGACCCGGCCGTACGCCGCGGAGGGCCAGGTCGTGCTCGTTCCCAACGGCAGCGACATCGCCTCGTACGACGACCTGAGCGGCCGGTCGGTCGCGGCGACCCGCGGGAGCGTGCCGGCGACGATCCTCGAGAACCGGTTCCCCGAGGCGAACGCGAGCCTGTTCGAGGCCGTCGCGGACTCCGTCCAAGCGCTCCGGAGCAACAAGGTGGACGCGCTCATGGAGAGCAACTCCGTCGCCCTGGGCATCCTCGAAGACGCCCCCGGCACCTTCCAGCTCGTCGAGGGCCCCGAGCTGAGCCCATCCGTGGTGTCGTTCGGCGTCAAGATGGGCGACCAGCTCTGGCTGAACTACCTCGACAACTTCCTGCTCAACTACAACATCAGCGACGCCGCGAACGACTCGTACAACACGTGGCTCGGCCGGGACGTCCCGGAGCTGATCAAGTAA
- a CDS encoding cupin domain-containing protein — translation MVEILHIPQGLVQAHGEKVAREDPAEGAPMESTLALWTQRGGTVRSGTWECTPGSIHVRREGFDEFAVILAGRGVLESEDGERYEHRAGDVLVIPDGFRGTWTVIEPIRKLSVAAPSS, via the coding sequence ATGGTGGAGATTCTTCACATCCCGCAGGGTCTCGTGCAGGCGCACGGCGAGAAGGTGGCACGGGAGGATCCTGCCGAAGGCGCTCCCATGGAGAGCACCCTGGCCCTGTGGACGCAACGTGGCGGCACGGTGCGCTCGGGCACCTGGGAATGCACGCCCGGCTCGATCCACGTGCGGCGTGAGGGCTTCGACGAGTTCGCCGTGATCCTGGCGGGGCGCGGGGTGCTGGAGTCCGAAGACGGCGAACGATACGAGCACCGCGCCGGAGACGTCCTCGTGATCCCCGACGGCTTCCGGGGGACGTGGACCGTCATCGAACCGATCAGGAAGCTCTCGGTGGCGGCGCCCTCGAGCTGA